From the genome of Streptomyces spinoverrucosus:
GTCACCGCGCGGCTGTACGCCGACGACGGCACCGTCTGGGCGGTGGACGGCGAGCCCGTCGAGTCGACGGCCGACATCACCGCGTCGGGAAGCGAGCCGAGCGAGTCGACCGCCACGATGAGTGCACCGGCCACGGATGTGCGTACTGGAGGTCGAGGTTCACCCGATCCCGGCGGAAAGGCATCATGAAGCCCGTGCCCGATCCGACCACCCTCCGCCGTGCGCCCGTCCAGCGGCGCAGTGCCGAACGCCTCACCCGCATCCTCGATGCCTGCGCCGACCTCCTCGACGAGGTCGGCTACGACGCCCTGAGCACCCGCGCGGTGGCCCAGCGCGCCGGTGTGCCCATCGGCTCCGTCTACCGCTTCTTCGGCAACAAGCGGCAGATGGCCGACGCGCTCGCCCAGCGCAACCTGGAGCGCTACGCCGAGCGCGTCACCGAACGCCTGAAGGGCGCGCGGCGCGGCGACTGGCGGGCCGCCATGGACGCCGTGCTCGACGAGTACCTCGCCATGAAGCGCACCGCGCCCGGCTTCTCCCTCGTCGACTTCGGCAACCAGATCCCCGTCGGCACCCGCCAGGCCGAACCCAACCACCGGGTCGCCGACCGGCTCACCGCCCTCCTCGCGGACTACCTCACCCGCGAACCCGACACCGAACTGCGCCGCGCCTTCCTGATCGCCGTGGAGACCGCGGACGCGCTGGTGCAGCTGGCGTTCCGGGTGGATCCGGAGGGGGACGAGGCGATCATCGCGGAGATGCGGGAGATGCTGCGGGCCTATTTGGGGCGGGTGCTGGACTGACGGGTCGGGGATCCGTTTCACGCGGGGACTCCCCTCCGTGCATACCGGTCGGTATGCTCGACCCGTCCGTGCGTCACCGCTGTCGCCAGACCCCGGGAGGACCCGTGTCCCGCACCGCCCTGCGAATCTGCCCCCTGTGCGAGGCCACCTGCGGGCTCACGCTCACCATCGAGGGGACCCGGGTCACCGGGGCCCGCGGTGACCGCGACGACGTGTTCAGCCAGGGGTTCATCTGCCCCAAGGGCGCCTCCTTCGGAGCCGTCGACGGCGACCCGGACCGGCTGCGCGGACCGCTCGTGCGCGAGGACGGGGAGTTGCGGGAGGCCAGTTGGGAGGAGGCGTTCGACGTCGTGGCGGCCGGGATCCGGCCGGTCGTCGAGCGGTACGGGGCGAACTCCGTCGGCGTCGTCCTCGGCAACCCCAACGTGCACACCATGGCCGGCGCGCTCTATCCGCCCGTCCTGCTCGGCGCCCTCGGCACCAGGAGCGTGTTCACCGCGTCCACGGTCGACCAGATGCCCAAGCACGTCTCCAGCGGGCTGCTGTACGGCGACGCCAACGCCATCCCCGTGCCGGACCTCGACCGCACCGACCATCTGCTGCTCATCGGCGCCAACCCGCTGGAGTCCAACGGCAGCCTGTGCACCGCGCCCGACTTCCCCGGCAAGCTGAAGGCCCTCAAGGCGCGCGGCGGCACACTCACCGTGATCGACCCGCGCCGCACCCGCACCGCCAAGCTCGCCGACCGCCACATCGCCATCCGGCCCGGCACGGACGCCCTGCTGCTCGCGGCGATGGCACAGGTGCTCTTCGACGAGGACCTGGTCGCGCTCGGCGACCTCGCGCCGCACGTCGAAGGACTGGCCGAACTCCGGGAAGCGGTACGGGACTTCACTCCCGAAGCCGTCGCCGACGCCTGTGACGTCGAACCCGCCGTGACGCGCGCCCTGGCCCGGGAACTGGCCGCCGCCCCCACCGCCGCCGTCTACGGCCGCATCGGCAGCTGCACGGTCCCGCACGGCACGCTCGCCAGCTGGCTCGTCGACGTCGTCAACATCCTCACCGGCAACCTCGACCGGCCGGGCGGTGCCCTCTTCCCGCAGGCCGCCACCGACAAGACACCCCGCCCGGCCGGACCCGGCCGCGGCTTCGCGCTCGGGCGCTGGCAGTCCCGGGTGAGCAAGCACCCCGAGGCGAAGGGCGAGGTGCCGCTCTCCGCGCTCGCCGAGGAGATCGACACCGCCACCGAGGAGGGCGAGCCGATCCGGGCGCTGATCGCCATCGCCGCCAACCCGGTGCTGTCCGCGCCCGACGGGGACCGGCTCGACAAGGCCCTCGACTCGCTCGACTTCATGGTCAGCGTCGACCCCTACCTCAACGAGACCTCCCGCCACGCCCACGTCGTGCTGCCGCCGCCCCCGCCGTCCCAGAGCGCCCACCACGACTTCGCCTTCAACACCCTCGCCGTGCGCAACCAGGTCCGCTACACCCGCCCCGCCGTCCCGCTGGAGCCGGGCCGGATGGCCGAGACCGAGATCCTCGCCCGGCTGGTCCTGGCCGCCTCCGGCATGCACGGAGCCGACCCCGGAGCCGTTGACGCGATGGTCATCGACCAGACCCTCGGCAAGGCGGTCGAGGAGGCCCACTCACCGGTGCGCGGCCGGGACCCGAAGCAGCTCGCGGCCCAGCTCACCGGCGACAACGGCCCCGAGCGGCGGCTCGACATGATGCTGCGCCTCGGCCCCTACGGCGACGGTTTCGGCGTACGACCGGACGGGCTGACCCTGGAGAAGCTGCTCGCCCATCCGCACGGCGTGGACCTCGGCCCTCTCCGGCCCCGCCTGCCGCAGCCGCTGAAGACGGCGAGCGGGAAGGTCGAGCTGCTGCCGCGCCCCATCGCCGACGATCTGCCGCGGCTGCGGCAGGCCATGGCGGAGCGCGCCGACGGCCTCGTCCTCGTCGGCCGCCGCCATCTGCGGTCCAACAACAGCTGGATGCACAACGTCCCCGCCCTGACCGGCGGCACCAACCGCTGCACCCTGCACATCCACCCCGAGGACGCCGAACGGCTCGGCGTGCGCAGCGCGGCGCCGGTGCGGATCAAGGGAGCCGGGGGAGAGGTGACCGCCCCCGCCGAGATCACCGACGCCGTCCGTCCCGGCGTGGTCAGCCTGCCGCACGGCTGGGGGCACGACCGTCCCGGCACCCGGCTCACACACGCCGCCACCGACCCCGGCGTCAACGTCAACCAGCTCCTCGACGGCAGCCTCCTCGACCCGCTCTCCGGCAACGCGGTCCTCAACGGAGTGCCGGTGGAGGTGGCCCCGGTGACCGAAAAGCTCACCGCGCTGACCTCCGCAAAGCTGTGACCAGGAGTTTTGCGCTTATTGCTCGCACGTCAACGTCTTGTTAACGCCGTTTGACGGGACCTAACGTCGTCGCACCGCCGGCCCTGGTGGGAGTTCAAGGGCGAACGTTAGGTATCCACTCATGCTGACCATCCTCGGCTTCGCCATGATCGCGACCTTCCTGGTCCTGATCATGATGAAGAAGATGTCGCCGATAGCGGCGCTCGTGCTCATCCCCGCGCTGTTCTGTGTCATCGTCGGCAAGGGCGCGCACCTCGGCGACTACGTCATCGACGGAGTCTCCAGCCTCGCCCCCACCGCGGCGATGCTGATGTTCGCGATCGTCTACTTCGGTGTGATGATCGACGTCGGTCTGTTCGATCCGATCGTCCGGGGCATCCTGAAGTTCTGCAAGGCCGACCCGATGCGGATCGTCGTCGGTACGGCCCTGCTCGCGGCGATCGTCTCGCTGGACGGCGACGGCTCGACCACGTTCATGATCACGGTCTCGGCGATGTACCCGCTGTACAAGCGGCTGAAGATGAGCCTGGTCGTGATGACCGGTGTCGCCGCGACCGCCAACGGCGTGATGAACACCCTGCCCTGGGGCGGTCCGACCGCCCGCGCCGCGACCGCCCTGAAGCTGGACGCCAGCGACATCTTCGTCCCGATGATCCCGGCCCTCGCCGTCGGCCTGGTCTTCGTCATCGTCCTGGCGTACTTCCTCGGTCTGCGCGAGCGCCGCCGGCTCGGTGTGCTGACGCTGGACGAGGTGCTGGAGGAGGAGTCGGTCGAGGAGAAGCAGACGGTCCTCGTGGGCAACGGCTCCGACGGCGCCACGGGCAAGGTCCGCCTCGACAAGGGCAACGGCTCCACCGCCACCGGAGGCTCCGGCACCGACGCGGAAGTCCCCGAGGAGGACGACGACTTCCAGGGCCTCGACCCCGACCGCGCCACCCTGCGGCCCAAGCTGCTCTGGTTCAACGTGCTGCTCACGGTCGGCCTGCTCACCGCGATGATCATGGAGGTGCTGCCGATCCCGGTGCTGTTCCTGATCGGCGCCGCCCTCGCGCTCACCGTCAACTTCCCGAAGATCCCGGACCAGAAGGCCCGCCTCGCCGCGCACGCCGACAACGTCCTCAACGTCTCCGGCATGGTCTTCGCCGCCGCCGTCTTCACCGGCGTCCTGCAGGGCACCGGCATGGTCGACAGCATGGCCAAGTGGCTGGTGGACATCATCCCCGGCAGCATGGGCCCGCACATGGCCCTGGTCACGGGTGTGCTGAGCCTCCCGCTCACCTACTTCATGTCCAACGACGGCTTCTACTTCGGTGTCCTGCCGGTCCTCGCCGAGGCCGGCGCGGCGCACGGCGTCACGCCGCTGGAGATGGCCCGCGCCTCGCTGGTCGGCCAGCCGCTGCACATGTCGAGCCCGCTGGTCCCGGCCGTGTACGTGCTGGTCGGCATGGCGAAGGTCGAGTTCGGCGACCACACGCGGTTCGTGGTGAAGTGGGCGGCCATGACGAGCCTGGTGATTCTCGGCGCCGGAATCCTGTTCGGCATCATCTGACCCGTCGGCATACGACCACTCCGTCAGGAGGTACACGACCATGGGGCCCGGTGGGAACCGCGGCTGGCTGCTCCGCCTCGTCATCGCCTTCAGCTTCGCGCAGGGGGCGGTGTCGATGGCCCGGCCCGCCGTCTCCTACCGGGCCCTCGCGCTGGGCGCGGACGAACGGGCGGTCGGTGTGATCGCGGCCGTGTACGCCCTGCTCCCGCTGTTCGTCGCCGTCCCGCTGGGCCGCCGTACCGACCACGGCCGCTGCGCGCCCCTGCTGCCCGTCGGAGTGGTCCTCATCTCCGGCGGCTGCGCGCTCAGCGGCCTCGCCGACTCCCTCTGGGCGATGGCTGCCTGCAGCGGTGTGATGGGCCTCGGCCACCTCAGCTTCGTCATCGGCGCGCAGTCCCTCGTCGCCCGCCAGTCCGCGCCGCACGAACAGGACCGCAACTTCGGCCACTTCACCATCGGCGCCTCCCTCGGCCAGTTGGTCGGCCCGATCGCGGCCGGTGCGCTGATCGGCGGGCACGACATGGCGAGCAGCAGCGCGCTCGCCCTGCTCGTCGCGGGCGCGGGCGCCGCGGTGGCGTTCACGTCGCTGTGGCGCATAGAGGATCGTCGTACGACGCCCAAGTCCGCGGCAGCGCGGGGCGACCGCGTCCCCGTCCACCGCATCCTGCGTTCCCGGGGCGTGCCCGCGGGCATCCTCATCAGCCTCTCCGTGCTGTCCGCGACCGACGTGCTCACCGCCTACCTGCCGGTGGTCGGCGAGCACCGGGGTATCGCGCCCTCGGTGATCGGCCTGCTGCTCAGCCTGCGCGCGGCGGCCACCATCGCCTGCCGCCTGGTGCTGACCCCGCTGCTGAAGCTGGGCCGCACCCTGCTGCTCACCCTGAGCTGTCTGCTGGCGGCGCTGCTGTGCGCCGGCATCGCGCTGCCGCTGCCGGTGTGGGCGCTGGCTCTGGTCCTCGCGGCGCTCGGCTTCTGCCTCGGCGTCGGTCAGCCCCTCTCGATGACGACGGTCGTCCAGGCCGCCCCGGAGGGCGCCCGCTCCACCGCCCTCGCCCTCCGCCTGACCGGCAACCGCCTGGGCCAGGTCGCGGCCCCCGCCACGGCCGGCCTGATCGCCGGCGTGGCCGGAGTGGCGGCCCCGTTCGTGATGCTCGGCGGGCTGTTGCTGGCGTCGGCGGGGGTCGCGCTGCGCTCACCGACGCGAAGGTCCGAGGACACGCCGTCCACCGACCGACGCCCTCCATCCCGCCCGGCCGCGCGCGGGCGGGGCAGGAACAGCACCTGACGGCGCCGAAGCGCCACGGCTTAGCGGCGTTTCGCAGTGCTCCGCTTCGCGGACGAAAGCGCCCTCACGTCCTGCGCCTGGCCCGGCGTCACGGCTTGGGCCTCGCCTGGTGTGATGGCCTGTGTTCCGCCGGGCGTTACGGCTTGCGCTCCGTCCGGTGCGATGGCCTGCGCCTGGCTCGGCGTTACGGCTTGGGCCTCGCCTGGTGTGGTGGCCTGTGTTCCGCCGGGCGTTACGGCTTGCGCTCCGTCCGGTGCGATGGCGTGCGCCTGGCCCTGCGTCACGGCTTGCGCCTCGCCTGGTGTGGTGGCCTGTGTTCCGCCGGGCGTTACGGCTTGCGCTCCGTCCGGTGCGATGGCGTGCGCCTGGCCCGGCGTCACGGCTTGCGCCTCGCCTGGTGTGATGGCCTGTGTTCCGCCGGGCGTCACGGCTTGCGCTCCGTCCGGTGCGATGGTCTGCGCCTGGCCCGGCCTCACGGCCTGCGTCCCGCCCGACCCCACGGCCTGCGTCCCGCCCGGCCTCACGGCCTGCGTCCCGCCCGACCCCACGGCCTGCGCCCCGCCCGACCCCACGGCCTGCGCCCCGCCCGACCCCACCGCACGCGCCCCCGCCCACAGCCCGAGCGCCCCCGCCCGCACCCCACGCGCCCCCCTTGCGCTCCCATACAGCCAACGGATTCCGGTCCTTCGGCGCGGTCGCCGCATCCTGAGGAGCCGAGCCCGGTAAGGGATGGGGCATGACTCTTCAACTCACCCGCACCCGTGTCGCCTTGGCGACCGCCGCCGCGCTGCTCGCCGTCGGAGCGCCCACCGCGTACGCCACCCTGGGCGAGGAGGCCCCCGTCGCCGCTCCCACGCCGGTGCGCGGCGAGGCGTACGCCGAGACCCGGCTCCTCTTCGGCACCGCGCGGCCCGACGGCGGACCGGCCGTCACGGACCGGCAGTTCATGGCCTTCGTCGACAAGGAGGTGACCCCGGACTTCCCGGACGGGCTGACCGTGCAGAGCGGGCGCGGGCAGTGGCGGGACGCGAGCGGCACGATCGAGAAGGAGCGGTCGTACGAGCTGATCCTGCTCTATCCGGTGGGCGAGGCGGCGGTCAGTGACCGGAAGATCGAGGAGATCCGCCGGGACTACGAGAAGGCCTTCGGGCAGGAGTCGGTCGGGCGCGTGGACGATCGGGTGCGCGTCGACTTCTGAGCCGGTCGGCGGCGTTGCCGTACCCTCTCGGCGGGCCCTGGCGCGGAAAAACTATCGCCGCTAGTTTGGGTGCCGAAGACGCCGCAGTTCGGGAGGTAGGCCATGAAGGCCCGGGACGGGATGTACATCGACGGCGCCTGGCGCCCCGCCGCAGGTCAGGACGTGATCGAGGTGGTGAACCCGGCCGACGAGCAGATCATCGGCCGGGTCCCCGCGGGCACCGCCGAGGACGTGGACCGGGCCGTGCGGGCCGCCCGCGCCGCCCTTCCGGCCTGGTCCGCCACACCGCCCGCCGAGCGGTCCGCGCGCCTGGCCGCCCTGCGCGACGCGCTGGCAGCCCGCAAGGACGAGATCGCCGAGACGGTCACCGCCGAGCTGGGCTCACCGCTGCCCTTCTCGCAGTCGGTGCACGCGGGCCTGCCGATCGCGGTCGCGGGCTCGTACGCCGAGCTGGCCGCGACCTACGCGTTCGAGGAGAAGGTCGGCAACTCGACCGTCTACCAGGAGCCGGTCGGCGTGGTCGGCGCGATCACGCCGTGGAACTACCCCCTGCACCAGATCGTCGCCAAGGTCGCCCCGGCCCTCGCCGCGGGCTGCACGGTCGTACTGAAGCCCGCCGAGGACACCCCGCTGGTCGCGCAGCTCTTCGCGGAGGCGGTGCACGAGGCGGGCGTCCCGGCCGGTGTCTTCAACCTGGTCACCGGCATCGGCCCGGTGGCCGGGCAGGCGCTCGCCGAGCACCCGGGCGTCGACCTGGTCTCCTTCACCGGCTCCACCGCGGTCGGCAGGCGGATCGCCGCCACGGCCGGGGCCGCGGTGAAGAAGGTCGCCCTCGAACTGGGCGGCAAGTCCGCCAACGTCATCCTGCCGAGCGCCGACCTCGCCAGGGCGGTCAACGTCGGCGTGGCCAACGTGATGTCCAACTCCGGGCAGACCTGCAGCGCGTGGACCCGGATGCTCGTGCACTCCTCGCAGTACACCGCCGCCGTCGAGCTGGCCGTCGCCGCGGCCGCCAAGTACGGCGAGCGCGTCGGGCCCCTGGTGAACGCCCGGCAGCGCGACCGGGTGCGCGGCTACATCGAGAAGGGTGTGGCCGAGGGCGCCCGCCTGGTCGCGGGCGGCGTCGAGTCCCCGCGTGAGCGTGGCTACTTCGTCAGCCCGACCGTCTTCGCGGACGTCACCCCGGAGATGACCATCGCCCAGGAGGAGATCTTCGGGCCGGTCCTGTCGATCCTGCGGTACGAGGACGAGGCGGACGCCCTGCGGATCGCGAACGGCACGGTGTACGGGCTCGCCGGCGCGGTCTGGGCGGGCGACGAGGCCGAGGCGGTGGCCTTCGCACGCCGGATGGAGACGGGCCAGGTCGACATCAACGGCGGCCGCTTCAACCCGCTCGCGCCCTTCGGCGGATACAAGCAGTCGGGCGTGGGCCGGGAACTCGGCGCACACGGCCTGACCGAGTACCTCCAGACCAAGTCCCTCCAGTTCTAAGGGAGTTCACTGCCATGGCTGTGCGTGCCGCCGTCCTTCCGGCTGTCGGTGCCCCACTGGAGGTCACGGAGATCGACCTGCCCGAGCCCGGCCCCGGCCGGATCCGGGTCCGCCTCGCCGCGGCCGGGGTGTGCCACTCCGACCTCTCCCTGTCCAACGGCACCATGCGCGTCCCGGTCCCGGCCGTCCTCGGCCACGAGGGCGCGGGCACGGTCGTCGCCGTCGGCGAGGGGGTCACGCACCTCGCGCCGGGCGACGGCGTGGTCCTCAACTGGGCCCCGTCGTGCGGCGACTGCCCGGCCTGCGCGCGCGGTGAGGTCTGGCTGTGCGCCAACGCCCTGAACGGCTCCGCCGACGTCCACGCCCACCGCACGTCCGACGGCGCCGAGCTGCACCCCGGCCTGAACGTGGCGGCGTTCGCGGAGGAGACGGTGGTGCCGACGTCCTGCGCCCTGCCCGCGCCGCAGGGCGTCCCCCTGACCGACGCCGCGCTCCTGGGCTGCGCGGTCCTCACGGGCTACGGCGCCGTGCACCACTCGGCGAAAGTCCAGCCGGGCGAGACGGTCGCGGTGTTCGGCGTCGGCGGCGTGGGCCTGGCGGCGATCCAGTCGGCGCGTATCGCGGGCGCCTCCCGGATCGTCGCGGTGGACATCTCCCCGGAGAAGGAGGAGCTGGCCCGCGCGGCCGGCGCCACCGACTACGTCGTCGCCTCCGACACCACCGCCCGCGAGATCCGCGCCCTGACCGGCAAGCAGGGCGTCGACGTGGCGGTGGAGTGCGTGGGCCGGGCGGTCACCATCCGCACGGCCTGGGAGTCGACCCGCCGCGGCGGCCGGACGACGGTGGTCGGCATCGGCGGCAAGGACCAGCAGGTCTCCTTCAACGCCCTGGAGATCTTCCACTGGGGCCGCACCCTCTCGGGCTGCGTCTACGGCAACTCCAACCCCGAGCAGGACCTGCCGGTCCTCGCCGACCACATCCGCGCGGGCCGCCTCGACCTGTCCACGCTGGTGACGGAACGGATCGCCCTGGACGGCATCCCGGCGGCGTTCGAGAACATGCTGGCGGGCAAGGGCGGACGGGCGCTGGTGGTGTTCTGACGCCCCGGGGGACCCGGGCCGCGCCCGGGTCCCCCGACCTGCCCGCGTTCTTTCCGTCGGTAACTTCGTGCACGACCGTTGACCCCATACCGTCCGGTCAGTACGTTCCCGGGAACGTCCCCACCGCACCCACCGGAGTGTGCATCCATGGACACGTCCCCCTCCACCGAGCCCGCCGCTCCCACCACCGCCGGCCCCGCGGACAACCGCCGCAGAGTGGCCACCGCCGCCGCCCTCGCCTCCGCCGTCGAGTGGTACGACTACTTCGTCTTCGGCATCGCCGCCGCCCTGATCCTCGGCGACCTCTACTTCCCCGCTGGCAGCCCCACCGCCGGCGTACTCGCCGCCTTCGCCACCTTCGCCGTCGGCTTCCTCGCCCGCCCCCTCGGCGGCATCGTCGCCGGTCACCTCGGCGACAAGCGGGGCCGCAAGCCGATGCTGGTCCTCGCGCTCACGCTCATGGGCGTCGCCACCACCGGCATCGGTCTGCTGCCGACGTACGAGACGATCGGCGTCGCCGCCCCGATCCTGCTCGTCGTCCTCCGTGTCGCGCAGGGCGTCGCCGTCGGCGCCCAGTGGGGCGGCGCGATGCTGCTGGCCACCGAGTACGCGCCCGAGGGCAAGCGCGGCGTCTACGGCAGCGTCGTCCAACTCGGCGTCCCCATCGGCGTGGTGACCGCCAACACGGTCTTCCTGCTGGCCGGTGCCCTCACCTCGGAGTCGGCGTTCGAGGCCTGGGGCTGGCGGGTGCCCTTCCTGGTCGGCGTCCTCGTGCTCGGCCTCGCCTGGTACATCCACACCCGCGTCGAGGAGACCCCCGAATTCCGCGAGGCGGAGCGGGCGCTGGCCGAGCAGGAGCAGTCGGAGCAGAGCAGCCCGCTGCGCACGATCCTGCGCCACCACCTCGGCACGGTCCTGCTCGCCGGCGGCTCCTTCGCCGTGAACACCGCGACGTTCTACATCATCATCACCGGCGTCCTCGACTACACCACCCGCGAACTCGGCATGGAGCGCGGCGCGGTCCTCGCCGTCTCCCTCTGCGTCAGTCTCACCCAGATCGTCCTGATCCCCGCCTCGGCCGCGCTCTCCGACCGCGTCGGCCGGATCAGGGTCTACGCCCTCGGCGCGGTCGGCATCGCGCTGTGGGCCGTACCGCTGTTCCTGCTGATAGACACCGGTTCACTGCTGTGGCTGGCCGTCGGCACCTTCGTCGCCAGCTGCTTCCTCAGCATCATGTACGGCCCTCAGGCCGCCCTGTTCGCCGAGCTGTTCACGCCCGAGATGCGCTACACCGGCGCCTCGCTCGGCTACCAGATCGCGGCCGTGGGCGGCGGCGGACTCGCCCCGTTCGTCATGGTGCTGCTCCTGGAGGCGACCGGCACGTCGATGGCGGTGTCCGGCTACATCATCGGCCTCGCCGTGATCGCGCTGCTGTCCATCAAGGTGCTTGCCGACAGGGCCCGTTCACGCTGACTCGCGGGCACTCTCGGGTCGTGGTGCCGCCGCCACGACCCGAGACCTCCGCGGCCGGGACCGCGACACCGCCACCCCGGCCAGGCACAGCGCCCCGCCCGCCAGCGTGACCAGCCCGGGCGTCTCGCCCAGCGCCAGCCACGACATCAGCACGACCAGGGCGGGAACGGCGTACGTCGTCGCGCCCATGCGGCTGGCGGTCGTACGGGACAGGGCGTACGCCCAGGTGGTGAAGGCGAGCGCGGTCGGGAAGACGCCCAGGTACACCATGTTGAGGGTGGCCGACAGCGGCGCCTCGGCCGCCTGGGTCACCAGTTGCCACGAGAACGGCAGACAGCACACCGCCCCGACCAGGCATCCGAACGTCGTCACCTGTAGCACGCTCGCCTGCCCGAGGGCCGGTTTCTGCGCCACCACGCCGCTCGCGTACCCCACCGCGGCCAGCAGGCACAGCACCACTCCGAACACCGACGAGCCGCCCTCGCCCGCCATCGACAGTCCCACCGTCACCGCGCCGGCGAACGACACCGCCATCCCCGCCAGCAGCCGCGGCGGCATCGGATCGCCGAGCAGCCGGGCGCCGAGCAGCGCGACGAGGATCGGGCCGACGTTCACGACCAGGGCCGCCGTACCGGCGTCGACCTGCTGTTCGCCCCAGTTGAGGGCGACCATGTAGAAGCCGAACCACAGCACGCCCGATATCGCGATCCCGCGCCAGGCCGACCGAGGCGGCCACCCCTCCCGTCGGACGAGGAGGAACAGCCCCAGCACCAGGGTGCCCGCGAGCAGCCGCCCGAGCGCCAGGGCGCCCGGCGAGTACGCGGCACCCGCGCTGCGGATCGAGACGAAGGCGGAGGCCCACAGCACCACGGTGACCGTGGCGGCACCGGCGGCCAGCAACCCGGTGGGGCGCGAAGAGCTCATCATGCTCCTGAGGCTAGGTGGGGCAGGGGGACGGAAGCTCGCGGATTTCGGACCAGCAGCCCGGCGCTCAGCGCAGCGCGGCCGGGTCGATGCCGAGCAGACCGGACAGTGCGCGCTCGCCGGCGGGCGTCACCCGCACCGCCCGTTGAGAGCCGATGCGCACACACCAGCCGGTGTCGAGGGCGTGCCGGCACAGGGCCGCGCCCGCGACACCCGCGAGATGCGGGCGGCGCTCGGTCCAGTCCA
Proteins encoded in this window:
- a CDS encoding TetR/AcrR family transcriptional regulator, whose amino-acid sequence is MKPVPDPTTLRRAPVQRRSAERLTRILDACADLLDEVGYDALSTRAVAQRAGVPIGSVYRFFGNKRQMADALAQRNLERYAERVTERLKGARRGDWRAAMDAVLDEYLAMKRTAPGFSLVDFGNQIPVGTRQAEPNHRVADRLTALLADYLTREPDTELRRAFLIAVETADALVQLAFRVDPEGDEAIIAEMREMLRAYLGRVLD
- a CDS encoding molybdopterin oxidoreductase family protein, producing the protein MSRTALRICPLCEATCGLTLTIEGTRVTGARGDRDDVFSQGFICPKGASFGAVDGDPDRLRGPLVREDGELREASWEEAFDVVAAGIRPVVERYGANSVGVVLGNPNVHTMAGALYPPVLLGALGTRSVFTASTVDQMPKHVSSGLLYGDANAIPVPDLDRTDHLLLIGANPLESNGSLCTAPDFPGKLKALKARGGTLTVIDPRRTRTAKLADRHIAIRPGTDALLLAAMAQVLFDEDLVALGDLAPHVEGLAELREAVRDFTPEAVADACDVEPAVTRALARELAAAPTAAVYGRIGSCTVPHGTLASWLVDVVNILTGNLDRPGGALFPQAATDKTPRPAGPGRGFALGRWQSRVSKHPEAKGEVPLSALAEEIDTATEEGEPIRALIAIAANPVLSAPDGDRLDKALDSLDFMVSVDPYLNETSRHAHVVLPPPPPSQSAHHDFAFNTLAVRNQVRYTRPAVPLEPGRMAETEILARLVLAASGMHGADPGAVDAMVIDQTLGKAVEEAHSPVRGRDPKQLAAQLTGDNGPERRLDMMLRLGPYGDGFGVRPDGLTLEKLLAHPHGVDLGPLRPRLPQPLKTASGKVELLPRPIADDLPRLRQAMAERADGLVLVGRRHLRSNNSWMHNVPALTGGTNRCTLHIHPEDAERLGVRSAAPVRIKGAGGEVTAPAEITDAVRPGVVSLPHGWGHDRPGTRLTHAATDPGVNVNQLLDGSLLDPLSGNAVLNGVPVEVAPVTEKLTALTSAKL
- a CDS encoding CitMHS family transporter, producing the protein MLTILGFAMIATFLVLIMMKKMSPIAALVLIPALFCVIVGKGAHLGDYVIDGVSSLAPTAAMLMFAIVYFGVMIDVGLFDPIVRGILKFCKADPMRIVVGTALLAAIVSLDGDGSTTFMITVSAMYPLYKRLKMSLVVMTGVAATANGVMNTLPWGGPTARAATALKLDASDIFVPMIPALAVGLVFVIVLAYFLGLRERRRLGVLTLDEVLEEESVEEKQTVLVGNGSDGATGKVRLDKGNGSTATGGSGTDAEVPEEDDDFQGLDPDRATLRPKLLWFNVLLTVGLLTAMIMEVLPIPVLFLIGAALALTVNFPKIPDQKARLAAHADNVLNVSGMVFAAAVFTGVLQGTGMVDSMAKWLVDIIPGSMGPHMALVTGVLSLPLTYFMSNDGFYFGVLPVLAEAGAAHGVTPLEMARASLVGQPLHMSSPLVPAVYVLVGMAKVEFGDHTRFVVKWAAMTSLVILGAGILFGII
- a CDS encoding MFS transporter — protein: MGPGGNRGWLLRLVIAFSFAQGAVSMARPAVSYRALALGADERAVGVIAAVYALLPLFVAVPLGRRTDHGRCAPLLPVGVVLISGGCALSGLADSLWAMAACSGVMGLGHLSFVIGAQSLVARQSAPHEQDRNFGHFTIGASLGQLVGPIAAGALIGGHDMASSSALALLVAGAGAAVAFTSLWRIEDRRTTPKSAAARGDRVPVHRILRSRGVPAGILISLSVLSATDVLTAYLPVVGEHRGIAPSVIGLLLSLRAAATIACRLVLTPLLKLGRTLLLTLSCLLAALLCAGIALPLPVWALALVLAALGFCLGVGQPLSMTTVVQAAPEGARSTALALRLTGNRLGQVAAPATAGLIAGVAGVAAPFVMLGGLLLASAGVALRSPTRRSEDTPSTDRRPPSRPAARGRGRNST
- a CDS encoding DUF3574 domain-containing protein, giving the protein MTLQLTRTRVALATAAALLAVGAPTAYATLGEEAPVAAPTPVRGEAYAETRLLFGTARPDGGPAVTDRQFMAFVDKEVTPDFPDGLTVQSGRGQWRDASGTIEKERSYELILLYPVGEAAVSDRKIEEIRRDYEKAFGQESVGRVDDRVRVDF
- a CDS encoding aldehyde dehydrogenase family protein; this translates as MKARDGMYIDGAWRPAAGQDVIEVVNPADEQIIGRVPAGTAEDVDRAVRAARAALPAWSATPPAERSARLAALRDALAARKDEIAETVTAELGSPLPFSQSVHAGLPIAVAGSYAELAATYAFEEKVGNSTVYQEPVGVVGAITPWNYPLHQIVAKVAPALAAGCTVVLKPAEDTPLVAQLFAEAVHEAGVPAGVFNLVTGIGPVAGQALAEHPGVDLVSFTGSTAVGRRIAATAGAAVKKVALELGGKSANVILPSADLARAVNVGVANVMSNSGQTCSAWTRMLVHSSQYTAAVELAVAAAAKYGERVGPLVNARQRDRVRGYIEKGVAEGARLVAGGVESPRERGYFVSPTVFADVTPEMTIAQEEIFGPVLSILRYEDEADALRIANGTVYGLAGAVWAGDEAEAVAFARRMETGQVDINGGRFNPLAPFGGYKQSGVGRELGAHGLTEYLQTKSLQF
- a CDS encoding Zn-dependent alcohol dehydrogenase, whose product is MAVRAAVLPAVGAPLEVTEIDLPEPGPGRIRVRLAAAGVCHSDLSLSNGTMRVPVPAVLGHEGAGTVVAVGEGVTHLAPGDGVVLNWAPSCGDCPACARGEVWLCANALNGSADVHAHRTSDGAELHPGLNVAAFAEETVVPTSCALPAPQGVPLTDAALLGCAVLTGYGAVHHSAKVQPGETVAVFGVGGVGLAAIQSARIAGASRIVAVDISPEKEELARAAGATDYVVASDTTAREIRALTGKQGVDVAVECVGRAVTIRTAWESTRRGGRTTVVGIGGKDQQVSFNALEIFHWGRTLSGCVYGNSNPEQDLPVLADHIRAGRLDLSTLVTERIALDGIPAAFENMLAGKGGRALVVF